The Plectropomus leopardus isolate mb chromosome 7, YSFRI_Pleo_2.0, whole genome shotgun sequence genome window below encodes:
- the LOC121946063 gene encoding B-cell receptor CD22-like, producing MAIWEKKILWGVMLLLNGAVGQIVNYPPPVCAMKGSTVTLSCTFEPLKFAGGIKIVIYRVVWCKNHEICQGSFPSVYDSESINNNNNPRFRYLGDKMGNCTLQITDIQDSDEGTYRFRVETDHRSATFTGQLGVTVFVSDLTQMRIYSSVSETETREGETVTLHCTANCTYHQLELTWFRDGHALSETGPALQLGPLTAKDSGKYSCGLKTINGSLSEPYSLYVKTREGTSSGTVDTMQVIRLVLFILHTVLIIIVASVVIKRTCVCKKAAAKR from the exons ATGGCAATTTGGGAGAAGAAGATTCTCTGGGGCgtcatgctgctgctgaacG gTGCAGTGGGTCAAATTGTGAACTATCCACCTCCTGTTTGTGCCATGAAAGGCTCGACTGTCACGCTCTCCTGCACCTTCGAACCACTGAAGTTCGCTGGTGGaataaaaattgtgatttaCAGAGTCGTCTGGTGCAAGAACCATGAGATTTGTCAGGGCAGCTTTCCGTCTGTGTACGACAgtgaatcaatcaacaacaacaacaaccctcGTTTCAGATACCTGGGAGACAAGATGGGAAACTGCACTTTACAGATCACAGATATTCAAGACAGCGACGAAGGAACTTATCGCTTCAGAGTGGAAACTGATCACAGATCAGCAACTTTTACTGGCCAACTAGGAGTGACAGTCTTTGTCAGTG ATCTGACTCAAATGAGAATATACAGCTCTGTTTCTGAGACTGAGacgagagagggagaaacagtcacactgcactgcactgcaaaCTGCACTTACCACCAACTGGAGCTCACCTGGTTCAGAGATGGCCACGCCCTCTCAGAGACCGGCCCCGCCCTCCAGCTCGGCCCGCTGACTGCAAAGGATTCTGGGAAATACAGCTGTGGTTTGAAGACCATCAACGGTTCACTCTCTGAGCCGTACAGCCTGTATGTGAAGACCAGAGAAG GAACGAGTAGCGGCACAGTGGACACAATGCAGGTTATTCGTCTGGTTCTCTTCATTCTGCACACTGTGCTCATCATCATAGTGGCATCTGTTGTCATCAAAAG GACTTGTGTTTGCAAGAAAGCAGCAGCAAAGAGGTGA